In the Nitrospirota bacterium genome, GGCTATTGATATGTTCAAAGAAGGGCTTAGGTACGCTCCAAATAACAAAACTCTCAACTTTAATGTGTGGGATGCCCTCCTTAGGGCCGGGAAAGCAAATGAGGCTCAAAAACACCTTCAGGTAGCTCTTCCTATGTTTACTGAAGGGGGAAATACAGCTGGCTTAAAAGATATTGCAATTAAACTTCTACGAAAACGCGACTATAAAATGTCGGCTGCTTATTTCTCACTCCTTACCTCACTTAACCCTGGTGATGCCGATAACTTTAACTATCTGGGACTATCCTACCTTGCCCTTAAAGACTATGAAAAGGCTAAAGCGGTTTTACAAGCGGGGCTTAGGAGTTTTCCAAAACGGGCAGACCTTCATCTTCACCTTGGGCTTGCACTCAGGGAATGCGGCGAGACTGCCGCTTCAGAAAGTCACTTTGCAGAGGCAGTAAAACTTAATCCGGCTCTCACAGGAGTTATCAGAGACCTTAATGATGGCAGAAAAAAGTAAACAATTTATTAAAGACAACCTTACAATAAGTGATGAGAAAGCGCCACTTATAGCTCTCATGTTTTTGCTTTTAATCACTTTCCTTGCCTACCGAAGTATCTTGTACAACGACTTTGTAAGCTATGACGATTACCTGTGTATAATTGATAATCCGATAGTTAAGGATGGATTTACAAAAGAGGCTGTGACTGCGGCACTCATTTCCCAACACGCTGCCAACTGGCATCCTCTCTCGTGGTTTTCCCACATGATGGATGTAGAGTTATTTGGTTTTAATGCCGGAGGACATCATGGAGTGAGTCTTTTGTTTCATCTCGCAAATGTTTATTTTCTATACGTACTGCTTGTTCAGCTTACGGCAAGAAAATGGGAAAGCCTTATTGTGACGGCACTTTTTGCCATCCATCCGTTAAACGTAGAGGCTGTTGCGTGGGCTACTCAGAGAAAAACTGTGCTCTCAACACTTTTTTGGCTGCTTTGTCTTATTTCATACGTTAAATACACGAGGGATTCTAAGCGGGAGAATTTACTTTTAGCCCTGCTCTTTGAAATCCTTGCCCTGTTGTCTAAGCCGCAGGCCGTGATTATTCCTCTGACTATGCTGATAGTGGATTTCTGGCCGCTTAAACGCTTCAAAGCCCGTGGATGGCTTAAGATATCTGTAGAGAAAATTCCTTTTTTGGGTCTTTCCATTTTAGGAGGTCTCTCTGCTATCTGGTCACAGGGCAGCTATGGAGCGGTGGTTTCAACCCAAATTATTCCTTTTAGTGTAAGGATTCCAAATGCCATAGACTCCGTGTTTTTTTATATCGGAAAGGTGCTGTATCCGGTTAAGCTGTCTTGTTTCTATCCGTATATGGGTGACAGCAAGGCGGCAATAGCCACAGTGGAGGGAATAGTTATATTAATTACAGCGGCAATCGCCATAAAATTAAAAGACAGGCTGCCATACTTACTGATGGGGCTGTTGTGGTTTATAAGCACACTTTTGCCGGTAATTGGCATTATCCATGTTGGTTATGCAGCTGCGGCTGACAGATATATGTATGTGCCGATTGTAGGGATTTTCATATTGCTTGTATGGGGTATATCTGATGCTGGAAAGAGGCTCAGGACAATTAACATTTTTTCCAAATATGCACTGCTACCGGTTATTTTAGCGCTTTTTGTTATGACTCAGCGGCAGGTTGGGTTTTGGAAAGACTCCGTGAGCCTATATACTCATGCAGCTAACGCTGTTAAATTCAACTATGTGGCCTATAGCAATCTTGGGCAGATTTACCTTAAAAAGGGGCATCTTGAACCGGCACTAATGAATTTCACAGAGGCTTATAAAATAATGCCGGAGAGCCCTGAGATAAACTATAACATGTTTATTACTCTGAAAAGATTAGGGCGTTATACAGAGGCTGAAAAATACTACGTATCGTCTGCTCCGGTCTGGTATAGCGGAGATCTACCGGTGTTTTATAAGCAATTAGGCCGCTTGATGCTTAAAAATAGAAAATATAAAGAAGCGTTTAATTGCTTTTTAAAAACTCTTCAAATAGACAGAAATGATGTGGAGGGATTTAAACTTATCGCAACGGCACTTGAAAATATGGGTAGATACGATGATGCCATAGCTGCACTAAAAAAAGCCGCTATGCTAAATCCTGATGATAAAGAAATTAATGTGAGGCTTGAGACGTTAGATCAGAAAAAAAGCAAATGAAAACAGTTGAATGTCTCACTTGGCAACAGGGGTTTTTACTTTAAACACACGTGCTGTAGGCCATGAGTTATAGACCTCGGTGTAGAGGTCTTTGTTGTAGTTGCCAAGCAGGTACATCTGATTGAAGTTGGAGTTAAAAACCTCATCGTTAAACAAAAACTGAGCAAATATTGCGCCGTTTTTTGCAAGGGCTTCAAAAAACAGCCCTTTTTTGTTACCATACTCTACGCTATCCAATACCTGCCCGTCTTCAACGACAACTGCCCTGCTAAGGACGCTGCGGCCATTTATCGTTCCCGATTTAAGGTCTATCTTGCTGTCTTCACACATAACGATACGATCCTTGAAAGACTGGCAACTAAGCGGCATAAAATATGGTTGACTGCTGTCTGTCTCTCCTTTTACTGCATCAATGCCACGTAACGTAAGAATGGCTGGAAGCTTCATTATCATATCCACCGTATATAAAATATAGGACTTGTCATATTTTACGTCATCCAACACTTTTTCCACACCGAAGTCCTTTTTAATTTGCGTCTCCGTAACAGTTGAGCCCCCTTTGGTCAGCATACTCAGGATATTGTAGAGTTCTACCTGACTATCTGACGTTAGCGCATGGGCGATAAATAGTGTTTTTACCGTTTCCTGAGAACCGCCGTCATGATAGGTGGCAAAACCCGTTGTATCCTCAAGTGCATAGCCATAGTCCCACCATGTGAAAAGTACCGACTTTTCCGGCAGCATCCTGCCGATTGTCTTAAATGACGAATATAAAGGTGTTGCAATGGATGGAGATGGCACCAGAAAAAAAGCCGTCTGCTTTATTATAACCAGAAAAAAAACAAAAACTGATGCGTAAAGAATTGACTCCTTAAGCAGTTCTTTTTTTATTTTAAACGTCTGATATAATGAATCTAAGATCAAACTGACGAAATAACCGTACCCAACTCCTACAAACGGAGCCAGATACATGGCAAAGCGGTTAGAGCCGGAAAAAGCAACCACTCCCAGTAGCAAAACCGGTGATAGTGGTATAACTTTTTTAATGTTGAGAACTCCAAAAACAGCGAAAAAGATAAGCCCAATAACAGTAAGAACCGGGTTTTGCAGTATCATTGCCATCGTTTCCATAAATGGATATTTGTATAGTTCAGATACCTGAGTAAGCGCTGAGTTTTGCGCTCCAAACTCAACCCCCATAAAAGAGTGTTTTCCAAAAAATACATAATTTGACAGTATCGGAAACACATACGCTGAAAGATATGGAAGCATGTATGACTTAAATATATGCAAGCTAAGAGTTTTCACATCTGGCCATCTTTCTAAAGAAAAAGCCATAAGTGTGGTTAACATTATTACTATATGGTGAAAAAACCCGAACCTGATCCTTTTATAGAATACGGCTGTAGTTACATAAACCACCGCCACTGACAATGAAAGTGTAAACTTAAGCGAAACTACGGGAACAAATACTAAAACAAACAGTGCTATTGGTAAAATGAAATCTCTCCTTTTTGCAAAAACTCTCTCATAAGGAATAATAAAAGGAGCCACATACATACTCATATAATGTGTCATATCAACGGCAAATGTGGAAAGGTAAAATAGCAGAAGTGACTTCACAGAGTCAGGCGGAAAGACGGCATGGGATAGTCCGGCAGGAGTCTTAAAAAAGATATTGGCAAAACCCTCCGGGGTTGAAAAAAACAAAAAAATCAGCAGGGCTTTTAGTATGTCAATTTTGTGTACCTTGTTAAAAAATAGAAATAACGCAAAAGCGGTAAAATACATTATGACAAACTGCTCAGTAGGGTACCACAAGTTAAAGATGTATATAGTTCCGCCTGCTAAGGCTGCATAGAGATTTAAAAATCGTGACTTCTTTGAAAATAAAATGAACAGGGAGGCCATAAAAGGGAAAAAAAGGTTCATCGAATCTGTATCTACGCGCCCTAAACACGTCCGTACATGGTAGCTTTGGCAAAATGTGGCAATTAATCCGCCAGTTATGCCAGCTGCCGGATACCCTGCCCGGTAAAAGTAGATGATAAGGGGAATTACGAACAAACTGGCAAGAAACGGTATAAGATAAATACCTGCAGTGTATAGATCTCCGGATGTGAGCTTTGATACCAGTCTGAGAAGGAAACACAGAAGCGGTTCCTTCTCAGGATAATCATAACCTTTTGTAGGGAAAAACCTAAGAGGGTCAGTCTGTCCGGCATTGTATCGTCCGTTTTCATAATCTCTTGCCATTCTAATCCAGTAGAAGGCATCAACTGTTGTCATCATAGGAGTTGTCCCTACAAAGTACATATCCGGAGTGTGTTTCCATATCTGGTACTGATTTAATCTTACAGAGGTTGAAAGAATAAATGTTAGTGCTGCTACAATTAGAATGGAGATTGTGCTGACGCGAATTGTTGGTCTCAGAAATTTGAACTTATCAATCACTATGCAAAATATATGATTTTAATGAAAAAAGTCAAGAGCTGAAGAATTTCAGCATGTGCCTTTTCAGATTTCGTTTAACCTTTCCCTGTTTAAACTCATCCACTCAGTAGTTTACAAGAACATTCTGGAGATTGTTACTCCAATCATTCATATAAACCCGGTCGGCCATTTCCAGTATAGCGGCAAATGGTTTTTTGTTGGTGAAGGTTGTAACAGATGCGGAATATCCCCAGGACTCTGAGTATTGCCAGTCAGTTGGTTCCGTGTTTGCGTCATTATCGGGTATCTGAGATGTATCAAGGGATGAATCAGTGAACTTCATATAGGAACTATCGGGATTTAATCTTACCCATAAACCTGCTGTCTTATGAAATCCATCATAAGCCATATGTATGTGCGGTTTGTCTTTTGCTGCCTGTACATGGTCACGAACAGTAAAAACAAGCATTATTTTAGTTTCCAAATGCGAAGAAGCTATTAGTGGATACAAATGGCTGACTGACCTGAATTGCCACAATTGTGCTGCCTCATCCGGGGTAGCCACATCAACTGGCCATTGTTCTGAGGAAAAGACGTTTTTATAAAGAGCATTAGTTAAATCCGCTGAATATACTCGCTTTCCATACATGGTTTGAAAAAAACTGAGAAGAACAAAAGGATTAGAAGTCTTAGAGTCAAAACAAGGGCGTCCCTCAGGGTAAAGACTTACGTTGACACACCAGCCAAGGGTTGTATAATCCAGATTTAAACCATTGGGACCATAGTTGTCCGGATAATTGTAATAAGGATTATAATGGGGGATACCCTGTGTGTCATAATAGCCAATCTCAATGGCATATATCTTATCCTCAGTTGGAGATTCCATAGAAACTAAATATGCCAGATTTTTTATATCAGTTCCATGCCGGGCTAAAAGATTAGTAGCCTCCATCCCTGTGTGGGAATAAGCATAAATCCCGACATTACTTAGAAGGGGTGTAACGGGTAGAATATCACTAATATAGAGGCCGTCAGTATTTTGAGTTAACCCAAGAATAAAAAGAACTATGTCTCTTAACGCCAAAATTGTGTTTTGGCCTCCGTAATCAAAAACACCTTCACTCATAACATACATGCTTCCTATATTTGCTATATGACCGGGCCATAAGAACTCTACCGTAATAAACCCACGGCTGTTAATATATGTATTGTCTGCAAAAAGAACAGGTTCCATATCAACAGGAGGAATGTAGATAATGACAGGGGCTCCTTCTGTGTAACGTG is a window encoding:
- a CDS encoding tetratricopeptide repeat protein → MMAEKSKQFIKDNLTISDEKAPLIALMFLLLITFLAYRSILYNDFVSYDDYLCIIDNPIVKDGFTKEAVTAALISQHAANWHPLSWFSHMMDVELFGFNAGGHHGVSLLFHLANVYFLYVLLVQLTARKWESLIVTALFAIHPLNVEAVAWATQRKTVLSTLFWLLCLISYVKYTRDSKRENLLLALLFEILALLSKPQAVIIPLTMLIVDFWPLKRFKARGWLKISVEKIPFLGLSILGGLSAIWSQGSYGAVVSTQIIPFSVRIPNAIDSVFFYIGKVLYPVKLSCFYPYMGDSKAAIATVEGIVILITAAIAIKLKDRLPYLLMGLLWFISTLLPVIGIIHVGYAAAADRYMYVPIVGIFILLVWGISDAGKRLRTINIFSKYALLPVILALFVMTQRQVGFWKDSVSLYTHAANAVKFNYVAYSNLGQIYLKKGHLEPALMNFTEAYKIMPESPEINYNMFITLKRLGRYTEAEKYYVSSAPVWYSGDLPVFYKQLGRLMLKNRKYKEAFNCFLKTLQIDRNDVEGFKLIATALENMGRYDDAIAALKKAAMLNPDDKEINVRLETLDQKKSK